A single region of the Alkalidesulfovibrio alkalitolerans DSM 16529 genome encodes:
- a CDS encoding HDOD domain-containing protein, which yields MGPATARNDEDDVADDLKSETRDIVLEVKSLPTLPKVLDKVTELLDNPESSIEDIAKLISTDQVLSAKVLKMVNSPIYGFPGRIGTVQHALVLLGINVIRGIIISTSVFDMMVKSMEGLWEHSVGCSLACSCIARKAGFKDPEEYSVAGLLHDLGKVVLSVQLPEMERAVVETVASKDLSYFEAERDVMGFGHDRINAWLSDNWHLPPNLKEGMSYHHKPQLAQLYPDIAAVVHIGDFLVRVFEFGSGGDDQVPVLKPEALKQLKLRTQDLEEIMDQLGRELVDVADLNFA from the coding sequence ATGGGACCGGCAACGGCCAGAAATGACGAGGACGACGTGGCCGACGATCTGAAGAGCGAAACCCGCGATATCGTCCTCGAAGTCAAGAGCCTGCCCACGCTGCCCAAGGTGTTGGACAAGGTCACCGAGCTTTTGGACAACCCCGAATCCTCCATCGAGGACATCGCCAAGCTCATCTCCACGGACCAAGTGCTCTCGGCCAAGGTCTTGAAGATGGTCAACTCGCCCATCTACGGCTTTCCGGGACGCATCGGCACGGTGCAGCACGCGCTTGTGCTTTTGGGCATTAACGTCATCCGGGGCATCATCATCTCGACCTCAGTCTTCGACATGATGGTCAAGTCCATGGAGGGCCTTTGGGAGCACAGCGTGGGTTGCTCCCTGGCGTGCAGTTGCATTGCCCGCAAGGCGGGCTTCAAGGACCCGGAGGAATACTCCGTGGCCGGACTCCTGCACGACCTGGGCAAGGTGGTTCTCTCCGTGCAGCTTCCCGAGATGGAGCGAGCCGTGGTGGAGACCGTGGCGAGCAAGGATTTGTCCTATTTCGAAGCCGAGCGCGACGTCATGGGTTTTGGCCACGACCGCATCAACGCTTGGCTTTCGGACAACTGGCACCTGCCGCCCAATCTCAAGGAAGGCATGTCCTACCATCATAAGCCCCAACTCGCGCAACTCTATCCAGACATAGCCGCTGTGGTGCATATCGGCGACTTCCTGGTCAGGGTCTTCGAGTTCGGCTCGGGTGGCGACGATCAGGTACCCGTGCTCAAGCCCGAGGCGCTCAAGCAGCTCAAGCTGCGGACGCAGGATCTCGAAGAGATCATGGACCAACTGGGACGCGAGCTCGTGGACGTCGCCGACCTGAACTTCGCCTGA